CCCCGCAAACTTACAGATTTTGTAACAGAGCCTAAACAGTTGTAGTGTTTAGACTTGTGGTAATACTAACACATTGACTTATGGGTACATAAACGCTATCTCACGTGATCCGTAGTACCTACGGAATGGTGAGGTagaattagtttgtaagtacgaaaaatataaaatactacagctaaaaataaaataatacttttggcctgaacggcttcccatagaccagaaccagatatatatatatatatatttttcggCCTaacaaagtgtacatgtactttaaagcTTCATCATATAGGTTTTATTCTTAATGAAAAATGTGCATATATAAtgatttttcgataattagacattatgttcaaatttcgtatattttcacataattaattttccaattaaagAGTACATTGTGTATTCCAGCAATTGtccagaattttgcattccaactgTGTACGTAAAAACAAAAACCTATGGTTTTTGCCCTGCGGTAGGCATTCCAATTAAATCTTGTAGTTAAAGCTCTCACTCAGCTTATACTGGTACAGTATCGATAATACTTATGCATGTGACCCGCATATCGTTTCAAACAATGTATTTGGATgtttaaactattttgttttcatgtattgCTGTGATTCCATAAAACCATTTAATATTCTTGATGTCTGAGAAGTCAAGTTCGTTATTACGTGTGACAAAAACCCTTTGAAAATCGGAAAGTGTTGTGTGAGTATGCATacgtttgtgtacatgtatgtggtgatGCATGCGATTTTGAGCATGTGGTGacgtggtggtgatggtggtggggtaacgttgtgtgtgtgtgtgtgtgtgtgtgtgtgtgtgtgtgtgttgctgtTGTAATTGATTTATGTTCATGCCCACACTGTACATTGTGTGCttggactgactgactgactgactgactgaatgtcAAGTGTACTCAAGCACCCATGTAATTGTAATCCAAGCATCAGAGTAAGCtagtatgattatattattgacTACATACTTTCACAATCTTTCACAACCTGTCCACACAAAGTCTAAACAACACTCGGACAATATTGAAATCCATTGTTAActgattttatttaattttaccCACAGTTAATTTCACAGAATATAACTCTATGATTATAACATGTGTCGACTTTACCTATTTCTATTTTATGTTTGGCATATACTAAAACGCTATCTATCCAAACATTTGCTGCTAATCAATgtgatattatatcattttcaatgtGATACTTGGCGATATTTTCTATCACCTGATAGGTGATATTCCATTAACACCAGCCTGGACTCCAGAAATTTCCAAAGTTCGCCGGGTTACCCGCGAGGTCTTCCTCCGGCCAAAACGTCCAAGCTGTGTCTTCATATTGTTTCAGTGATTCACGAATATCAGCAACGACTTCCGGGTATTGATCAGCAACATTGTTGTGCTCATACGGATCATCTagacaaaatcaaaatcaaaatatcacgagtgaatgaaatgtgtatCACGTGTAGTAAATTCAATGTGACAATGAATTATTATAGCTTTAAATCACAAGCAGTATGATTATGGATTTAAAATGATCACTTTGGTCTTTCACTATTCTCAAGTATTATACCGTTACAGTATCATTTGACCGGAAATGGCATCAGTTAAAGGGAATGCTACACCATTAAGTAAAGGTATTGCATAAAGGCCCCTTAAGCCCATGGTGtaccactgaaagaacaattgGGGTGTTTGGTGTTTCTTGTCAACCGAGCGAACattatgtaataaatatatcTGTGACCAGGTCACTTGGGCGCATGTGCATTTCGTTCGTTATGTTCGAATCTTTGAAAGTTTCGCGAAATTGTAGTCGCAGTGTTTTTATACTGTACTATTGTTAAGGCTGAAAGCAATAATGTTCTATACCTTTAAGGTTGTACAATCTAACATCGACCTCAGCGCCGTCTGGAGAAGGGATAGCTTGAAGGTCACAGTCAGTGTATTGAGGTGGATACCAACCATCTACAGATGAATGTTATAAGGATAAGAAGAGGTCGTGAACTTGATGATATAATGACGCAATTGCCATATGATACCACTGGTATCATATGTGTCTGTCAAACttaaatcatatacatacacagcatAGCAATTTACGAATGctttgaagtggccatatggatggggattgggtgtttattttcgatgtttaatttataaaacaattttatcatgacttcctacttgaaacatcaatgtgaaacaacatttgcTAAGTTCTGTTTTGTAACTCTACAAATggcaaaaaacataattttgtgtaaaatgtttgttattgtacgtacaataatatacttttTAAAGTTAGAATCACAGTTAgccaatgttgtttcatatcgATTTTTTAAGTAGCAAGCCactataaaattgttttataaataaaaaaaatccaaaataaatatcaaatcttcATCCCTATGGCCATTTTAAGTAAGATTCACATTGATAATACATAACATGGAGTAAATTGCATCAGCTTGTGAATTTCTTATACCTGTAGAGAGTAGTAGTTTGATTTTTCATTTCCTTGTTATGGTACAGATTCATGATAATGATCAAACACGTGTATTTCCACACGATGTGATTATTGACTGATAGTTAGATGGACTAGTACCTGTCACATAATTGTGAAATGAAGAAATTTCTCTGGATCAATGAGTTTGGTTGGTTTAATAGGAAAACTTACGGCGTGTTCGGGTGTAGGAAAAAGATGGATGTCCGACAATAAGCTTCCAATCGCCTTTTCTGTGATTTAGATAAACAGTATAATACGCAGTGACTTTACCATAAGTACAGGTATGTCTTtgagacagtcagacagacagacagatgagaAATAGAATAGacatccacatacatacatacatacatacatacatacatacatacatacatacatacatgcgtacgtacgtgaCAGACAGCGATCAGTAAGACAgtgagtcagacagacagaaagacagacagacagacagacagagatagggAAACAAGCAGACAGCCAACCATACATAATGATAGACAGTCAATgagatagacatacacacagactaccacacatgtaaacatataccAGATAGATCATCAAAAGGGCATGAGGCATGCATTGTTCATCTGTTTGAAACAAAGATGACTATAACCCAAAGTAGCCAACCACAAAATACATACCTATAAGCAGTTACATTACCAGCAAACAACCCTTCCAGATTAGCCAGATCTGTGTCTACAGTAAGAAGCATTTCAGTACGTGGCGAAGGCTCTCCCTTGGAGAAGGCGTCCCATACATTAATACCATCAAGATCATCTGAGATATGAataatacaaaagaaattatgGGGGTACGTTACGCAATTAATGTTTCATTTAGAGAGAAAAGATTCCAGAAAAATACTAACTACTATAAGTTGTTACTGTATGTAAAGTAAGAACATGTTGCCTTCAAAAAGAAATAGAGCATTGATATCGAGGGGCTAACattaattcaatttatttttcaaacaataaGAAATGATTTATAGCTGCAGTAGTAAGGGATTGTGACttaaacatacattgtacctgattttgttgctgttgttattgtttgaaaTGTGCAAGTGTAACTTTTCTGTTCATCTGCATGCTATAATTAATGTCACAGTATACACTTTGCATCACCACACAGTTTGCTCACGATAACTTTGGGACTGTTGGTCACATTGAACTGTTGTGCAACATGTTGTATTTATCCTGTATCGGGAAAAGAATGGTATAACGAAAGATGGCGACAAATGGCCAGGCGCAGATACTATTTCTAGAGAATATGGAGTATTATTAACTGCAGAACTACTACTAATCTTCCCTGTCCCGGCTGACACATAAGTCTGCTGTCAATGTCTGACACTTTGACcgataattcaaattttcttagTCACACTATATGTATTGTCAATCACCGCGAAACGTACCTGGAACGTCCTGTCCAAGTAAACCATTGATCAGAGTAGGGTACATATCAGTTACATGAAATAAACTGTGAGGatagaaagaaaatgaaaaaaatattacagatatatatctatatctgtaaTGGTTATACATCTGAAGGGacgaaaccaataacacagagaccacagggaaaacaacggaaaatataactagacactcacacatgaaaaaaataaaataaaaaataaatgtaaaaaatctACATACCCACCTATTCTAGAATTGAGCGTAACCACACGATTTGGTGAGGTCTTGTGAGCACCGTCAAGTGTTGAATTGTTCTATTTTATATGAAGAAGCTTTTCTCTTACTCTATATTTGTTGATATTGTCTACTCAGTGGTATTATGGAGTCCGTGTTAGGGATTACGGAATGGCCTAGCCTAGCTGTCAGTATAATTGATGCTACTACAATGGGAGTTTCTTTAAAGGCCCtagacaattttgaacattGGAACAATGTACAATATCATGTTTATAGAAAGATACTTTGACATGACAAGCAATTTGGaatttactacatatatatgcaaaatGAGATCGattattgaaaatgacataccCTTCATGTGTGTAGCCAGTTTTTTCGATTCCTTTGCCAGAAATAAAACCAACAGACTTTATTCCACCTTCGAAGTAGTCCCCCTTATCGCCTCTATATGGCCAGTTCGATGCTTGAGCTCGTATATCACCACCATTCTGTTAgccaatacaaacatttgacaaCTCATATTAATATTGACATTGTTAAGAAAAAAAGGATTTATAATAAGCTATAGTAAGAATACcacacaaatacacagatatatatatattacacccaacccaatctgtgaaattgcccaattcatgaaatgggtaggtaactttgcccagttcatgaaataggcaATCGTGTTAAGCCCAGGTTATGAAGAGGGTattgtaagatatgcccagtacatgaaattagcatcttttataggacacacacaacaagaacaagaatcaaacaactttattatcatgtctttacaaactcatcacttctcAATTctaattttattataattcagtgtagcttgtgtttttaaaaaagttcaatattcaacaccccagttcaaaactcttgccctcaaaatttaatttggccccttttagatcgtaatctatactctcatttgcataaggttgaccattccatgaactgggcaaagttacatgcacatttcatgaattgggacAGTTTCACGGATAGGgtgtaccatatatatatatatatatatatatatatatatatatatatatatatatatatatatatatatatatatatatatatatatatatatatatatacagacttatttcaaaaaaaaataatgatgtaaataagtcgttactcagagtttacTAAATTGGACTTGTCAAGGTCGATACATACagttaatgtttgtatgtatatattgcgtaacaaTCCGACCATCTTACATAagaatacatgcatacatacatacatacatacatacatacatacatacatacatacatacatacatacatacattcatatatacatacatacatacgctaAAGGTGAAGTGCCCATTATCCACACGTAATAgttacatgatgatgatgatgatgatgatgacacttACATctgaatgaaaaatgaaaagtgaATCATTATACATTCCCTTGGCCTTCAATGCTTCGACTACAGAACCAGCAATAGCATCCATGAATGTTACTTGTGCTGAGTAGGcagacaaaaaaagaaaagtgtaTTACTGATTGTTGGTCGGTGGCTAAGTGGTTAGCTACAGTTATACCACTTACTAAAAGGGAATTGGAATGGGAGGGTGGGGGACTCCGGGCGAGAAGGCGTCTCCTATTACAAATTGATGTTTTCTGGGAGGGacacattttccaaaatggAATTAGGGTAGGGTCTCATATAACCTCGATCCATTTTgcattatttgtgattttgacaTCATACTGTTGCATGCCATCGGTTTTAAACCCCACTAGTACCATATACCACCAATGCCTCTGCTGTGCCATTCTATCAGCACACAGTGAGTGAGCCGTTTGCAAACATGCAGTGAATTAATTGCTAGTTATGGTGTGAAGGGAGGATTTGGTCTCATGGGAAGAGTGTGGTAACATATTGAGGATAATGTAGTGAAGTGGATATGTTAACATTACAGCTTGGACTTGACACTGTAGTGAGTGCACTCATCTAGTCTTTGAAAGTGTGGgtctacgtgacagggctacaTAATCGAGTCTGTAGAATACATCCCCATATGTTTTGGTTGATCAAAGAACAATTCCTTGTCCCTAATGAAGTTGAAACCTGGACTTCCTGACTTGATAATCTGGAGCTCTTCCAACTATGGCACATGGAAGTGGTGTTGACAATTGCTTTTAAAATGGTTGAGCAGAGGGAGgttcatgttttagagaaagtaAATAGAGAGAGGGAACAACGGACTTGGGGGaattaccccctcccccatgaTGTAATTGCTGAACATTTCCTTATATTTGAACCCACCCAGCGACGACCGGGTGTGATTTGTTTCAACCAGGCTGTGTAAGTGTGAAATATGCTTCGTTTGACCTGATTGAAAGTGCAAGGTTTCTCCTATTTTAACACTCGAGCATCAAAATGTGTAGTTGGTGAACGATTTCCATATATACTTTAGCATGTTTCAAATCTGACAAATGATTCACATGTAATCGCGACCAAATGAACTGTTGCTTAAATTTATATTCTGGAAATGCAACAGCTGTACGTTAAGTTGATACAATGACTAATTCAGTGAAACTTTTGCCAAGGAAAGGTATgacaataatgaaatagttataGTAAAACTGTGAGTGACATCGCTGATatttaacatttacaaaatagatACATTACCACAATAAATACGACGATCGTCATTTGGAACACAGGAATACATATCTTCCCATTCTTTGGGTACCTAAATTAAAATTACACACTATTAGATCTCTGAAAGtgacactagtagaaaaaatagtacagtttacgacactttccgtactatagttcagattgagttcaattctgtacttttatgctgatgaggtggacgtttctgtactttcccattagcgcctgtctaatcggattatactcgatctgaaaaatagttcagattgcgagtcggaagtgatttgaatacatttgcatttagttcagaatatattgatgagttcacccccataaccgggcagtaaacaaatgaatattcaaatctatctcgcctgcatgtgattcaaggcgtgtacactaattgtttgacccacagaaaactaacagtaacactatttagttagttagttgtctgtgtttgaccacatgaaggcggagggggagggtgcaaaagaaaagggttacacacatgtacagtgtatgatatgatgagagctacatttaatgtacatgtacatacgaactgacatgtatacgtacatgtacaactacgctagcatgtaaacgttagcaaaaactcttactactacctcagaccactaaaatactagagtggtctgagctactactacttgcaaaaagtatttacaagcatttccatgtaggtcaatgaaatatcacctatgtgggttatacttcaatagtcggtcaaacagcgtaaaggtctacattctacaatgacagacatgattgttcaactcggtgcgatctaagatgaattcacggtgtatatttggttacgtcgcctttgaattgatgatgacgactcgtccgacctagactgttctggtccagtttcaagtgaaagtcagaattatcacggtgccattgattatactaactgtgatgaaactcgcccactctagtctctatgacttcattagccccaaaatgcaagaacttaataatggtattgtaaatcgaagttcatgcatgctctgactgtcgcctgttttttgttttcttacattttatacaattttgaattgttagctttgtatttcctgcattaatgttgaaaactggtctttttactgtgcgtcttcaatgcgcaggtaaaatagtgtgttaatctagcatcgtgagtacgcgctcgcttatggtttcgcataccttggactgcctgtcattcagtattgttttagcctatttatttctaaagaaaaatggtctgtaaagggactgctttagttgtcacagtgcctttgtggatttataaatcgatttatgacaagtgagtctacctattttttttccgacccactcagtcaaggagtgcgatacaccaatcaccgtgtatttagctttgtatacagtgtatggataatagcaagtttcgggactgaaaaatcataaattgtttgttagacttattttttattcaatgtaatctgggttgattgggaattttcagatatcaggatttaaacctcggatttcaactcagaaaggctatattttttgcctcagtctgaattatattagtagaactctcaccaacgttcccaatgtgaagtgatctgaaagttggtgagaggtcctcacgttggattgcagcactgcatgttcttgccgagaagataaagaggtgtagtaattatggtttaaaactgacttttacaaacgccagtcgtgtagggtctatgattttttatgttgtggatgaatgcggcactttgatctgaacctcagaccactataataggaacagactagaatcgctttttgttttaggtgtaaatggggctctaaacccatcttctctgtcgtgcatggttacccttcaaacctgcttcaagccgaacgttgtgcaaaacgatacttcgtgtctttacgggttttttttgcaattgtgttttagtggcctgagtctgaacaagtgttcatacagtacagcaaagtcccaccaacaaaatccatagcaatagatgcaggaaaacctcagtatgggcgacggtgaaatcatggtgttaattctaaaacttttgaaagcaagaacatatgtttgtgcaacttttgtattaaaagcataccattccaattcaaggacaacgattttgttcagaaatggtggtaggactataatccttcctacctccttccttcctacctccatagttcaaaaccgctgatcgtaactgcatggtacagcgcatctacatt
This portion of the Glandiceps talaboti chromosome 7, keGlaTala1.1, whole genome shotgun sequence genome encodes:
- the LOC144438031 gene encoding arylsulfatase B-like codes for the protein MKIIAILLYIPQDDKTTVNHIVTAVDLPKKERAMYGHQRLLKVTHVKNSSSDSSSEGHHKPHIIYMLSDDQGWNDISWHDDRVLTPNFEELANNGVKFGNLYTMAVCSPTRAALMTGRYSSNIGGQHTIYWMMRPHGVPTYYELFPKRLQDVGYTTYGVGKWHLGFCNSSYVPSGPTRGFDHYYGIYNGAVLYHEHTIGNNGFRPSPYIGFDLVDDGVPQNGPETACVFTSELFQKKALSYIDSHDPDTPMFLYIPFQLPHTPREVPKEWEDMYSCVPNDDRRIYCAQVTFMDAIAGSVVEALKAKGMYNDSLFIFHSDNGGDIRAQASNWPYRGDKGDYFEGGIKSVGFISGKGIEKTGYTHEGLFHVTDMYPTLINGLLGQDVPDDLDGINVWDAFSKGEPSPRTEMLLTVDTDLANLEGLFAGNVTAYRKGDWKLIVGHPSFSYTRTRHGWYPPQYTDCDLQAIPSPDGAEVDVRLYNLKDDPYEHNNVADQYPEVVADIRESLKQYEDTAWTFWPEEDLAGNPANFGNFWSPGWC